Proteins encoded within one genomic window of Catharus ustulatus isolate bCatUst1 chromosome 10, bCatUst1.pri.v2, whole genome shotgun sequence:
- the CLDN11 gene encoding claudin-11 — MVATCLHLAGFVCSFVGWIGVVVATATNDWVVTCGYTITTCRKMDELGSKGLWADCVMATGLYHCKPLVDILILPGYVQACRALMIAASVLGLPAIFLLITVLPCIRMGHEPGAAKYRRSQLGGILIILLAMCGVVATIWFPVCAHRETTIMSFGYSLYTGWIGSALCLFGGCVIVCCSGDAQTFGENRFYYGSGSSSPTHAKSAHV; from the exons ATGGTGGCCACCTGCCTGCACCTGGCTGGATTTGTCTGCAGTTTTGTGGGGTGGATCGGGGTGGTTGTGGCCACGGCCACCAACGACTGGGTGGTGACTTGCGGCTACACCATCACCACCTGCAGGAAGATGGATGAGCTGGGATCCAAGGGGCTGTGGGCAGACTGTGTCATGGCAACAGGTCTCTATCACTGCAAGCCCCTCGTGGACATCCTCATACTGCCAG GGTACGTCCAGGCCTGTCGAGCGCTGATGATCGCCGCCTCCGTGCTGGGCCTCCCTGCCATCTTCCTGCTGATAACCGTCCTGCCCTGCATCCGCATGGGCCACGAGCCCGGGGCCGCCAAGTACCGGCGCTCCCAGCTGGGAGGgatcctcatcatcctcctgG ccatgtGTGGCGTCGTGGCCACCATCTGGTTCCCGGTGTGCGCCCACCGCGAGACCACCATCATGAGCTTTGGCTACTCGCTGTACACGGGCTGGATCGGCTCTGCCCTCTGCCTCTTTGGTGGCTGTGTCATCGTGTGCTGCTCGGGGGACGCGCAGACCTTCGGTGAGAACCGCTTCTACTACGGCTCGGGGTCCAGCTCGCCCACCCACGCCAAGAGCGCTCACGTGTAG
- the SKIL gene encoding ski-like protein, which yields MESPQINLPLGLVSDQKRSRIQEDGSPPLKKAMTEMHANNKVQVVINKLPTIKKENLDDYDETPVEADGATAKPNSASLSEPLSLNPGLKHTLAQFHLSSQSSLGGPAAFSARYSQESMSPTVFLPLPSPQILSGPLLIPPDSSTELTQTLLEGESISCFKVGGEKRLCLPQVLNSVLRDFSLQQINTVCDELYIYCSRCTSDQLHILKVLGILPFNAPSCGLITLTDAQRLCNALLRPRTFPQSGSFLPGKNTLAQLKETGSAFEVEHECLGKCQGLFAPQFYLAPDDPCIQCLECYGMFSPQTFVMHSHRSPDKRTCHWGFESAKWHCYLHINQKYLGTSEERELKHLLEEMKEKFSEKNQKRIRSKAEPQQNLELSQWYPVIKQEAETDPQPPSFFHPSYYLYMCDKVVAPNVSLASQYKDVAKTAVKASEVNKSSPGHSEKKLSSGKHKKAASYPELSLEEQEKIDLKTGVEQPNKHLDPPVSARSTRGGKSERVSSKTTRDSGRAEGGADARTLSPTLMKDISCEDDKGKIMEEVMKTYIKQQEKLNTILRRKQQLQMEVEMLSNSKAMKELTEEQQNLQKELECLQAEHAQRMEEFYFEQRDLEKKLDQVMKQKCSCDSNLEKDKEAEYAAQLAELRQRLDHAEADRQELQDELRQEREAREKLEMMIKELKLQILKSSKNGKGK from the exons ATGGAAAGCCCACAGATAAACTTGCCTCTAGGTCTGGTTTCAGACCAAAAAAGGAGCAGGATCCAAGAGGATGGGAGTCCTCCACTGAAAAAAGCAATGACAGAAATGCATGCGAATAACAAAGTGCAGGttgtaataaataaattgccaacaataaagaaggaaaacctgGATGACTATGACGAAACTCCAGTGGAGGCTGATGGGGCAACTGCCAAGCCAAACAGTGCTTCACTATCTGAGCCTTTGAGTTTAAACCCAGGTTTGAAACACACGTTGGCACAGTTCCACCTAAGCAGCCAGAGTTCTCTGGGTGGACCTGCAGCTTTTTCAGCTCGGTATTCCCAGGAAAGTATGTCACCTACTGTCTTCCTGCCTCTCCCATCACCACAAATCCTCTCTGGTCCATTGCTCATCCCTCCAGACAGCTCCACAGAACTCACCCAGACCCTGCTGGAGGGCGAATCCATCTCTTGTTTTAAAGTCGGAGGAGAAAAAAGACTTTGCCTGCCTCAAGTGTTGAATTCGGTTCTCCGAGACTTTTCCTTGCAGCAGATCAACACGGTGTGTGATGAGCTGTACATCTACTGCTCAAGGTGCACTTCTGACCAGCTTCACATTCTGAAGGTTTTGGGAATTCTTCCATTCAACGCTCCGTCCTGTGGGCTCATTACGCTGACGGACGCTCAGAGACTATGCAATGCTTTACTGCGCCCTCGCACTTTTCCCCAAAGTGGCAGTTTCCTCCCTGGTAAGAACACCTTGGCCCAGCTGAAAGAGACTGGCAGTGCCTTCGAAGTAGAGCATGAATGCCTGGGCAAGTGCCAGGGGTTGTTTGCACCTCAGTTCTACCTTGCCCCAGATGACCCGTGCATCCAGTGCTTGGAATGCTACGGGATGTTCTCGCCCCAGACCTTCGTGATGCATTCACACAGATCCCCGGACAAGAGGACCTGCCACTGGGGGTTTGAGTCGGCCAAGTGGCACTGCTACCTGCACATTAACCAAAAATACCTGGGCACGTCGGAGGAGAGAGAGCTGAAGCATCTCTTGGaggaaatgaaggagaaattcagcgagaaaaatcagaaaagaattCGGTCCAAA gcagagccacagcagaACCTGGAATTATCGCAGTGGTATCCAGTTATAAAGCAAGAAGCAGAAACTGATCCTCAACCACCTTCCTTTTTCCACCCCAG TTACTACCTTTATATGTGTGATAAAGTGGTTGCCCCGAATGTATCTCTTGCATCTCAGTATAAGGATGTTGCAAAAACAGCAGTAAAAGCTTCAGAAGTTAATAAATCCTCACCTGGGCACTCAGAGAAGAAGCTCAGCAGTGGAAAGCACAAAAAAGCTGCCTCCTATCCAGAGCTTTCTCttgaagaacaggaaaaaattgaCTTGAAAACTGGTGTGGAGCAGCCAAATAAGCATTTAG atCCTCCTGTGTCAGCTCGTTCCACGAGAGGTGGAAAGTCTGAGCGAGTTTCTTCCAAAACCACCAGAGACTCTGGCCGTGCTGAGGGAGGTGCTGATGCACGAACCTTGTCCCCCACCCTCATGAAAGACATCAGCTGTGAGGATGACAAGGGAAAGATCATGGAAGAAGTGATGAAAACCTACAtcaagcagcaggaaaagctgaacACGATTttgaggaggaagcagcagctccaaatg GAAGTGGAAATGTTAAGCAACTCTAAAGCTATGAAGGAACTGactgaagagcagcagaattTACAAAAAGAACTTGAATGTTTGCAAGCAGAGCATGCACAAAGAAtggaagaattttattttgagcaGAGAGACTTGGAGAAAAAGCTGGACCAAGTGATGAAGCAGAAATGTAGCTGTGACTCCAATttggaaaaagataaagaagcTGAATATGCAGCACAG CTGGCAGAGTTGAGGCAGAGGTTGGATCATGCAGAGGCAGATAGACAAGAACTCCAGGATGAACTGAGACAGGAACGGGAGGCCCGGGAAAAGCTAGAGATGATGATAAAAGAATTGAAGCTACAGATCCTGAAATCttcaaaaaatgggaaaggaaaatag